TCAATAAGCTGGGGATAACAGATATTAACGCTAAGATGGGCCATTTATCAGGCGGCCAGAAAAAACGATGTGCTTTAGCTAAAGCCTTAATGGAAAAAGCGGACCTTCTCATCCTTGATGAGCCGACAAACCATCTGGATTATGAGAGTATTGCTTGGCTTCAGGAATATTTGCAAAGCTATCAAGGCTCGATTCTTTTCGTTACGCATGATCGATACTTCCTTGATGAGGTGACGAAGAAAATCTGGGAGCTTGATCGGGGTATCCTCAATTCTTATGAGGGGAACTATGAGAAGTTTATTGAAATTAAATCCATTCGTGATGAAGTGGAGGCAAGGGCAGCCCATAAATTATCCAGACTGTACGCTAACGAGCTCGCTTGGATGAGAAAAGGCGCTAAGGCGCGGACGACGAAACAAAAGGCGAGAATTCAGCGCTTTGAAAGCCTCCAGGAAAAGACGAATCAAACGAGCAGTTCAGACGATTTGAGCCTTGATGTCTCCTCTTCAAGACTTGGCAAGAAGGTGCTTGAACTGAAGGATGTGGAGAAATCCTTCGGGGAGAAGGTTCTATTTAAGCCATTCTCCATCATTTTGCAAAAAGGTGACCGGATAGGGATTATCGGTTCAAACGGAAGCGGTAAGACTACGATGCTGAAAATGCTCGCTGGCGAAATTCCTGTTGGCGGCGGTGAGATAGACCGGGGGACAACGGTCAATATTGGCTATTACACACAGGAAAATGAAGACCTTCCACTGAACAAGCGGATGATTGAATATATTCGTGAAACCGCCGAGGCCATTACGCTTGCAAACGGGGAACGAGTGTCAGCAGCACAGATGCTTGAGCGTTTCTTATTTGAGCCGTACACGCACGGAACCATCATTGGTAAATTATCCGGTGGTGAGAGAAGGCGTCTTTATTTGCTTAAGATATTAATGGGTTCACCTAATGTGCTCCTCTTGGATGAGCCGACCAATGATTTGGATATCCAAACGCTGACGGTTCTAGAGGAATATTTGCAGCATTTTCCGGGTGTCGTCGTAACGGTATCACATGATCGCTATTTCCTTGATAAAACCTGTACGAAGCTTTGGATATTTAATGGACATGGCGAGATTAATGAATACCTTGGCCAGGCAACGGATTATTTCGAATGGAAGCAATCCCAGGAAAAAGAATCTGCTGCCGAGCAAAAAAGTGCGGTACCAAAACCAGCAAGGAAAGATGAATCGAAGCAGAAAAAACGCCTCTCTTATCATGAGATGCGCGAATGGGAAGGCATCGAGGAAAAGATTGCCGGAGTAGAAGAGAGACTTGAGGCGCTAGCAGCGGAATTGGCGAATACCGGAAGTGATTTTGAGCTTGCCGCAAGGTTGACGGAGGAAGAGAGCAGGCTAAATGAGGAACTCGAATTCCTCATTGAACGCTGGACATATTTATCTGAAAAGCAGGAGAGCTAAAAATCATACGAATGTAAATATTCGCCTAAATATGCTACAATCCCCCTAGAGATAAGTGGTCAGGGGGATTTTACTTATATGAAAATATTATCTATTGAACCAACACCAAGCCCGAACACAATGAAGGTCATACTCGATGAAGAGCTGCCAATGGGCAAAAGCACAAATTACAAAAAGGATGCGGCTGAGACAGCCCCGCCTTTTATCAAAGATATCCTGCAGATTGAAGGGGTCAAGGGCGTTTATCATGTCGCTGACTTTCTCGCGGTCGAACGGAATGCGAAATATGATTGGCCAGCCCTGTTGATGCAGGTGAGAACGATTTTTGGCGATGGCGACCAGCAGAGCGGATTGAGCCAATTAGCAACTGGACAAGGATTTGGAGAAGTGAAGGTCCAAATCCAGATGTTCAAGGGAATTCCGATTCAAATTAAGGCAAACAGCGATCTTGAGGAAAAGAGATGGTCCATGCCTGATGAGTTCCTTCATGCGTTCAAGCAAGCTCAGTTTGGCACGGACAATGCGGTCTTAATCCGAAAGTGGAGTGATTATGGCAGCAGGTACGGCAATTTGGATCAGATTGGCCAGGAGGTCATGGATGAACTGCTAGCGACATATCCGGCTGAGCGCCTGGATCAGCTTGTTAAGGATGCAAAGAATTCAAAAAGCGAAAGCATTGAAATCAGAAGGGTGCAAAGAAAGAAGCTGACAGCAGAGGACTTAGATCATCCGGATTGGCGGGAACGCTTTAAAGCGTTAGATTTGATGGAGGATCCGACCATTGATGATATTCCGCTCCTTGATAAAGCTCTTCAGGATGAGAAAGCCTCCATCCGACGGCTCGCAGTTGTTTATCTTGGGATGATAGAAGATACACAAGTCCTTCCATACTTGTATAAGGGGTTGAAGGATAAGAGTGTGACAGTAAGAAGAACGGCTGGTGACTGTCTGTCCGATTTGGGCTACCCGGAAGCAATACCTGCACAGATGGAAGCACTCAAAGATTCTAGCAAGCTCGTACGCTGGAGAGCGGCGATGTATTTGTATGAGGTAGGGGATGAATCCGCCTTGCCAGCTCTCCGTGAAGCAGAGGATGACGAGGAGTTTGAGGTGGCCTTGCAGGTGAAGATGGCCATTGAACGGATAGAAAAAGGCGAAGAAGCGCTAGGTTCTGTATGGAAGCAAATGACCGAGGCGCGAAAAGGGAAATAAAGACGAATGCTCGCTGCCGGTATGATTCCGGCAGCATTTTTCTGTTCGTTTCATATAGAGATAACACCAAGGAGATGTACACATGCTTCAATCAATTAACAGAATAATGAATTCCATTATGGCTTTTTTCATACCAGCTTGTCTCATTATCGGATTCCTATTAACCGATCAGTTGATATGGATGTCAGCCCTAATCCCGTGG
This DNA window, taken from Pradoshia eiseniae, encodes the following:
- a CDS encoding ABC-F family ATP-binding cassette domain-containing protein, with protein sequence MKVLKGIGLKKEYGEKVLFDNIEFSISENEKIGLIGLNGTGKSSLMKIIAGAEEADGGTIDKPKDYRISYLGQNIEVEDDEKVLSFIYRNDSPVFRVVKEYEELLEEMKQFPDNKALLDKMFSLQAKMDAEGGWEIHSNAQIMLNKLGITDINAKMGHLSGGQKKRCALAKALMEKADLLILDEPTNHLDYESIAWLQEYLQSYQGSILFVTHDRYFLDEVTKKIWELDRGILNSYEGNYEKFIEIKSIRDEVEARAAHKLSRLYANELAWMRKGAKARTTKQKARIQRFESLQEKTNQTSSSDDLSLDVSSSRLGKKVLELKDVEKSFGEKVLFKPFSIILQKGDRIGIIGSNGSGKTTMLKMLAGEIPVGGGEIDRGTTVNIGYYTQENEDLPLNKRMIEYIRETAEAITLANGERVSAAQMLERFLFEPYTHGTIIGKLSGGERRRLYLLKILMGSPNVLLLDEPTNDLDIQTLTVLEEYLQHFPGVVVTVSHDRYFLDKTCTKLWIFNGHGEINEYLGQATDYFEWKQSQEKESAAEQKSAVPKPARKDESKQKKRLSYHEMREWEGIEEKIAGVEERLEALAAELANTGSDFELAARLTEEESRLNEELEFLIERWTYLSEKQES
- a CDS encoding conserved virulence factor C family protein; its protein translation is MKILSIEPTPSPNTMKVILDEELPMGKSTNYKKDAAETAPPFIKDILQIEGVKGVYHVADFLAVERNAKYDWPALLMQVRTIFGDGDQQSGLSQLATGQGFGEVKVQIQMFKGIPIQIKANSDLEEKRWSMPDEFLHAFKQAQFGTDNAVLIRKWSDYGSRYGNLDQIGQEVMDELLATYPAERLDQLVKDAKNSKSESIEIRRVQRKKLTAEDLDHPDWRERFKALDLMEDPTIDDIPLLDKALQDEKASIRRLAVVYLGMIEDTQVLPYLYKGLKDKSVTVRRTAGDCLSDLGYPEAIPAQMEALKDSSKLVRWRAAMYLYEVGDESALPALREAEDDEEFEVALQVKMAIERIEKGEEALGSVWKQMTEARKGK